A window of Podospora bellae-mahoneyi strain CBS 112042 chromosome 1 map unlocalized CBS112042p_1.3, whole genome shotgun sequence genomic DNA:
CTGACACCCCTTGACTGGGCCAATACACATATGCTCTCGATCGCCTTTTTCAGCTGTGGTGAGGGATCCGCCCCTTGCCGTAGACACTGCAATGCCAGCACGCCCGCCCCGGTAAACTTGAGCGCCACATAATCCCCCCTGTTGGCCAGTAGCACAGTCATGAGCGTCCCCTGAGCCCAGctgtcaatctcctccatgtcGACCTTGGTCTCTTCCGCAACATGCTTTGGCAAAGAACCCGTTCCCTCCTGTCCATGCGGGGTGACGACCTCTTTGGCATAGCCCAAAATCACCCCTTCAAACCCCACGTCTTTGAGGCCCTTGATCGTCCTGGCTACCTCGGCAGGCTGCTCGCCGGCGCAGAATTGGGCATAAAACGTCTTCTTCAGCAGAGCTCGCAACAGTGGGTTTGAGTCAGGGTTGAGAACGGGGTTGGTTGTATGGGCCAGCATGGACATGATGGCCAGTGAGGGAGGTAAGAGGAATGGCGACGAGGATATCGTGGCCGTCATCCATGACCTGAACACGGTGACCAGAGGTAAGACTGAGAGAGGCGCCGGGTTTGGTGGCCCCATACCGGCGccttgtggttggtggtgatgttgatgattggGGAGCagtgatggcgatggtaCTCCTGATAGTGTCAGGTTGCTGGATGGTGACGATTGTGTAGAGGAGTAGTGTAGTGATCGAgttgatgtggatgatgactCTCTGGAAGGAATTAGTATGATGTTGTGGCGGCCGCACCGCACAAGGAAACCTGCTTGTCCGCTGGAGTTGATTGCAGCAATCGCCCGTCTCTTGGACGTGCTCCAGGGCAGAAGCATGCCAGGCAAAGGCCTGGGGAGCGATGCCATGGTCACTGGCCTGCTAAGAGATGCTCTGGCTGAGAGGTCGCGAGCAAGATGGTCTCAATGACGCAGGCAGCAAAAAGCACCAGCAAGTTGAGATGAAATCCAAAGTCAATTGATGGCCAGGTTACGCTACGTCCACCTTATATCAGAGACAAGCTCCCCGGTATCGCATATGCAGTGACGCAGTCCGGCCAGGTTTCCATTGAGCTTTGATAGTGGTTCATTCCAGAGCTGACCAATCCCCTCTGATACCCCTCGAAGCTGCTGCACTCGCTGATTTGCCGTTCGATCTCGGACGCCTCCTTTCTCAAGCTTTCCGTTCGCTGCAGGCCATGATGTTATCGTCGGTCCCTTATCAACCGGCGGCCCCCCACACTCCCTGCCAAAGGCCGCCAGTAGCCGCAAATGCGGGCGAGTGTGGGGAAAGGGACCACTGCCGTCATCGACGAATTGGCCCCGCCCCTCTGCTCCCACGCGGGTCTCGATTCATTCCAGTCGAGCTGCCAGTCCTGCCAAGCTCCCTAGCGCTCCTGAATGCCCCTGTGAACGGCTTTCCATGGCCCCTGGACAGTCCCGACTCCTTCACCGCGGACGTCGCAAGCAGCGCCATCCCCATGACATAGCCCACGCCAGCGGCTTCGGAGAGCGGTTGCTATCGGCGCTCATAGAAGACGTCAATTCTAATTATCCGATCCAGTGACCAGCCGCGCCAATTGAGGAGGCTGACTGGGTCATGTGGTTTCGTGGTGCGCCGTGACCATGCAGCTGGGTGATCCTTTCCCCGACAAGGGCCGAAGCGGAAGTACACAGCTCGTGGTGCGAACAACGGTATAAAGGAGGCTGGCAACCAACACTGTGGCGGATACAAGAGTGCTCATGCCTTTTGCTTCAAGGTCCTGATCTTGCGCTTGATATACTCGACGTATTGCAGACGCCGGCCCCTCTTAGCCGCCAGGATGTCTTGTATTCCGCCGTAGAGGGTACCGACCACGAGGGCTGTCTTGGTGGTTCGGGCTGCGAGGGGCAATGAGTAACGGTCTGCAGCAGTCTGTTAGTATTTTGCCGTAGGCTTTCGGTATTCAAGAAAACATACTCCAGAGGCTAAAAACTCCAGCACAAGTCACCATGGACGTCACAGTGTTGAAAAGATCGGCAGTGCCGCGATACTCGTCAAACATGTGCTCAATGGAAAACACAGCCGTGGTCCAGACACCAATCTTGGTTCCCATCTTTAGCCCCTCACGTAGGCCTCCGCGGGCTGCGATGTAATTCTTGCTCTTGTGGTACAGGTACCagccggtggtggtcgagGGCAGCTTGTGGGCGTGCTCGGCGCGGAACTGGAGACTGGCGATCTTACTGCCGTGTCCTGCTCCGACAAGGAAGCCAGTGCCAAAAGAAAGCATTGTGGCGAGCGGCAGCCGAATCATAGGGGGCATCGACAAGCGCGAAGAAATGTAGAATGCCTCGATTTCTTCTTTACTGGGTTTTTGATAGCCGAACGGGACATCGTCTTGCTGGGGCGGAGCTGGGATTTGAGCTGCTGAGGCAGACGCCGGATGAGTAGCCATGGTAAATATATCTTTGGACTCGTGTCCCGTCAGCATGTGCTTGGCCgtgatgttggagaaggagaatgCTTCAGCGAGGAAAGGCAATGGTTAAACTGAGCGGACGAGAGAGCTGCTGCACCGTCGATCTGCCTGGTGATTGGATTGAAAATGGAAAATGCAGAGGTCAAAGCTCCCTGCCCCACCTTCTGTTTATCGCCAGGATCAGGCAGCTTGGCAACCTGCCCCACACAAGCTCTCACCACACCTTTACACCCAAGACATCAAGATAGTACAAGCTCGTCAATTTTTAATACAGATCACTGTCAAGATGGTATGTGGTTCTTATAGTGATGTTGCTATGTTGTGAAGCTGACAGAGTGACAGCCGCCACGTTCTGCCGCCGTCATTGACGACTCGCCTACTGCTCTTACAATCATACTCAAGCACGGCATTACCAGCGTCTTCCTCTTTGCGTCTCCATCATGGACCTTTGAGAAGCTCTCCGCAAATCTTCTTGAGGTCTTGCGTGACCGCTACCCAGAGGGCGTGCCCAAATCTACCGAGAAAGAATCCGCCATTACGCCCATTCCAACTGAAGACGCCGACGTCAGAGTCGTGTTTGGCACGCCCAGAGATGCCGACGACTACACCAGGGGGTTCAAGAAGTTTGACGTGAGCCCGGAGGATACTTTGGGCaagaaggggttgaagaaggttAGCACTCTTGCGTTTGCGCTGCTGGAACCAGAccaggatgaggacgagCCAGTCAAGTTTGAGGTCGCCTTTCCAATCAACGATGTCGAGGCCTAAACATTCCTGGCGTGCACAAAGGAGGGTGGTTCTGGGTCTAAAGTAGCATCATATGCGAGTTTGGCGTTCTCTTAGCTGGTGTTGGGGCTACAATTGCATTGATATcatggtgtttggtgtttcTTAGCCCAGAGAGCAAATGACAGTAAATCATTATTCCGTCGTTGGCACGGCTGTTGCCGAATGCTACAAGAGCGCCCTTTCATCTCAATGCTATGTGCAAAATGATACCGGATGGATCGCATCTGGGTTAGTGCACttgtcgatgatgaagatgagcaAAATAGCAAAAGGTTGAGGTCGTGCCCGGGTTCGAACCGGGGTTACTGGAAGGTTTGAATGAGAAATGTCATCAAAATCCAGAGTGATAACCACTACACTACACAACCTTTGATAATTTCGACTGTCAGACATGGGCAATATCATTGTCAGTCGTTCCTATTCAACACACGATATCCACGGCACCAGGAGCTCAGTATGTCCTAGGTAATATATCTTTGGATTCTGTCATTTGATTgatgccaaaaaaaaatcgagCCAAAGATCAAAATGACCTCAGGGTGCAGAGGGTCTCGGTGCTAAAATTAGCTGGTTTTGGCCCACTCTTCCAGGGGGTCCGGTCTGTTTCTCGCGGGCGTCATTGGCACCTAGCTCCGCTCTCGGCAGGCACGGCGTCCACCTGCTCTACACGACAAACATTTATCAACCAACAACTGGAAACGAGGCACGAGCAAAAGGGCCACATTACCGTTGGTGTCGCAGTCTGCAACTATTCACAATGCCATCATAGTTTTTCGTTGCGTGCGCAACAGTAGGATCAGTCACCGTTGAAGATGGAGCCAAACTTGCTCGCACCACGAGCCAATGGTGCGTCTTCCTTTGGCCAACTGCGGCGCATCACTGACAGGAAAGTAGAATGGTCACAGATTCCAActtctctcctcctcgccgaaCTTTCCCGACGCGACGACGCCGATCACGATCAACGACCAGCTTGCGGCTCCGGCAAAAACAGCCATGGCTACGACACGCCGCTTCACGTCTTCGCCCTGTTCCTGATTCTCACCATCAGCACCTCGGCCTGCGCCTTTCCGCTCTTTTCTCAACGAGTAACGAAGCCGGGGAAGCGCCAAAAGAATGTTCTGTTTGTCTGTCAGCACTTTGGCACTGGTGTCTTGATGGCCACAGCGTTTGTGCACTTGCTGCCCACTGCCTTTGTGTCCCTGACAGATCCTTGCCTGCCTCATGTTTTCAGCAAGGGGTACCGGCCACTGGCTGGGCTGATAGCCATGATTGCGGCGTTTGTGGTCGTGGTGATTGAGTCGATCCTGTCGAGCCGAGGGGCCGGGCATAGTCACTCACATTCCTGGGACGACGAGGACTCGGAGGAAGGGCACGAAGAGGCAAAACACACGCGCACGCACGGACATGCTGGACACTCGAGGACCCCGGATATCGCCATGGACGATCTGGAAGGGGCTGGAGAGCATCGGGGCTTGGTTTCCGGGGCCTCACCTCTTCCGGGAGGCACTCCTCTGATGCAGGCCAAATCGCGCCAGAGCAGGGATTCGTTCGAACGAGAAAGGGAGTccctggagctggagctcaGCTTGGATGAGCTCAATGGCAGCGGACAGGGTGGCTCGACACGGCTCCTGGCCATGTCGAAACCGTTGCCAGCTCTTCCCGCACATGCGCACAGcggacatcatcaccaaggccCCCCAAACGCGGAGGAACAGCAACGTATGATGCTTCAGTGCGTTTTGTTGGAAGCCGGTATTCTGTTTCACAGCGTGTTCATCGGCATGGCCCTGTCTGTTGCCACAGGCCCATCCTTTGCCGTTTTTCTTCTGGCCATCTCCTTTCACCGTATGTGCGCCCTTTCCGCTCTGACAGACAGAAATCCTAACAATGAACAGAATCCTTCGAAGGTCTTGCGCTGGGAACACGCATTGCAGCCCTCCACTTTCCCAaatcctctccccatccttgGCTGATGGTTCTGGCATTTGGCATGACCACGCCCATCGGCCAAGCCATCGGGCTGTTTGTCCACAGGTTCTACGACCCCATGAGCCAGACAGGCTTGCTCATGGTTGGTTTTATGAACGCCATATCTGCCGGTCTGTTGCTCTTTGCCGGGCTTGTCCAGCTGCTGGCAGAAGACTTTTTGAGTGAAAAGAGCTACAAGACACTGAGAGGACGGAAACGAGTGAATGCCTTTCTGGCAGTGGCCGGAGGCGCAAGCCTGATGAGCCTGGTGGGGGCCTTTGCCTAATACCAATCTTTGTTGTACCATATACAGGCCTCTATACTAATGATATACTCCTGCACATATCATGACCGCTTGTTCTGAACATATTGCGTAAACGTGGCCCTAGCGTTCTTGCCAAAGTCCAGCGCGTTGCTAAACATGCCTTGGTTGTTGTGCACAGGAAAGCTACCGGATGGGTTTGAAGGCTGGGGCACGGCGGTGCGGCTGATAGCCCAGGCAAAGGTCGACGCACTGCCAGACTGTGTTTCGAGGCGCCCGCCGTTTTGCTGGCTGTTCCACCTGCTGCAGCCCGTGCAGACAACCTCGACGGTCCAGTGTGTCGAGTTGCGTGCTGTCGACAGGGTGCGCAGGGTGGCACCGCTGTAGAGGCCAGGGGTAGTGCGGCCGCTATGGGAAACATCAGCTTTTGATCTCATCAACCTGTTCCCAAGATACATACGCGCTCCACCTCGACGACACAGACACCTGACCCGAGTTTCCGTTCGGCCATGCAACCGTGAGCGGATTGTTGGTCATCCCGCCGCCCCAGGCAAAGCCAACCCATGTCTGGGCAACGGGGGAGATGATctggaggatggtgtcgtATGCCGCATTGTTGGTCGCGTCAGAGGGCAGGGCGATGCGGTAGGTGGGCGCGGTGGCCGAGGTGTAATACTGAAGAAAGCAGAGACTCGGCACGTTgccggaggcggtggagcaGTATTTTGAGGTGACGCCGTACACTTGCCGCGGTTCTATCTCGGACGAGGGAGTCAccggggaggaggctgccagCAAAGGTGTGGCGAAGAACGCGACGAGTGATGGCAGATGCATGGTGAACGATTCGGGTccaattcaggggtaatTTCTTGCCAACATAGAACCCAAGAACAGAGGGAAAGGCTTGGAATTTATCATCGTATTTTTGTCTACTattccctccttctcaaactgGTCATACAGAGTCTCGCTGATCTGTCGTTCATGGTTGCTCTCCGGATAAAGTCCATATGAGGCATCACCCTTGCCATCCATGTGTTATATAGAGTATTTGCACTgatcaactcctccagctATCGTCGAGCGGCAAGGGATCGGCAGCAAATCAGAGATCCCGTTTCACAAATCAAGTGATCCCGGCCGGTGGGCGAACAACAGCCTGAAGGACCTCTGCCACTTCACCACGTCGTGTCTCTGAGCTCATCCTCCGAGATGTAACCCCCCTGAAGGGCTTCTCTTTGATTTGAAATAATGTTTACTATGATCCAATCAATCAGCAGTGTTTGGAAACAGGCAGAAAACCTACAACGGAGACAACACCAAGCAGGAAGGTCGTAAAAGCGTGGACAATGAATCAAACATGCTCATTCATTCATCATTGAGTTCCTAATGAGTTTCTACCACTTGCAACAACATCCTGCTCGGGTCTAAAtgatttctttttgctgaACCTTTGTGTCCTTTTCGGATGTCTCTTggacatcatccccatccaccgACGCCTTCTCTGGGGCCTCGGTCACGCCAAACAGCTGGTCCATGGCCTCGAGAGAGACGCCCTTGGTTTCTGGGATAAAGAACCAGACAAACACAAACATGGAAAAGCAGAAGCTGCCAAAAATGAGGTATGTTCTAGATTTTTGGTTAGTAACCATTTGACTGGTCATATCAAGAGACGCCTACCCATAACCGTCACTTCCGACAGTCACCAACATGGTTGGTACAGCACGGGCAACAACAAAGTTGAAGAGCCATTGAGTGGCGGCAGCGTACGAGACGTTGAGAGACCGAAGACGAGCGGCGGGAATTTCGGATGCCAAAATCCAGCAAGCAGGTCCCCAACCGAATTGGAAGAATCTGTTGCTCTGTCAGTTCATACGAGACAACCGAGAGGATCAGGGTGAGTACGTACGCAGCAAACAAAAAGATGGACACGAGCGCAAAGTACCCGGCCGGGggaacctcctcaccagccctGGGCGGTGAAATGCGCACATACAAGCCAATGTAGAACATGGCCAGGCCTTGGGCGATACTAGTCCACAACAGCGAGCGCCTGCGTCCGAGGGAATCGGCCATGAAGAGCAGGAAGCAAATGCAGCTGACCACCTTGACAATACCATAGATGCCAGTGCTGAAAAGCGAGGTAGAAGTGCCAGTCAGACCGAGGTTCTGGAAGATGGTTGGTGCGTAGGTGTTGATGGCGTTGGTGCCCGTCATTTGCTGGCAAATCATCAAAGTAATGCTGATAAGTACGCGCTTTCGGTTGCCAGGGATCGTCCACATCTCCTTTTGCAACTTCCAGTAGGTGGCATCGCCAATGAGGCGCCGATCCTGCTCCAGCTGATCGACGATTTCTTGAAACTCCTCTTGGACGTACGGGTGTGTGGGTGGCAGGTTGCGGATGTTGGACAAGATGCGCTTGCAGTCCTCCCATCTATCCTTTCGTGCCAGCCAACGAGGCGACTCGTGGCAGAGAAGCATGCACCCACACAGGAGCGCAGCAGGTAGGGCCTGAATGGCGAGCGGAAAGATGTACATGATAGGGCCATCCGGGAAGTGAATCGAGACGGAATAGTTGATCCAAAAGGCAATCATGCCCCCCGTGACGATAAACAGCTGGTATAGGCCGGTAAGGAGTCCACGAATGGCGCGGGGCGAGTTCTCGGACACATAGATCGGGTTCACGGCCGAAGCagctccaacaccaacaccagccacGAACCGACCGACGTACATGGCCGCCAGCTTCCCAGAGGCAGCAGCTTGCATGATGACACCGATGATGATAACCAGAGAGGTTGCGATGAGGCACCATTTGCGGCCGAATCGATCTGTGAGAGGCGAAGCAATGAGCGCACCGAGGAAGCAACCAGCTTGAAGGGTCGAGACGATGTTGGCGGCGAGATTGGCGGTAGCGACGGAATTGCGGTCACCGAGGCCAAAGTCTCGAACGAAGGGGGGTAGGACGATAACACCGCCGATGACCGAAGAGTCCCAGCCAAAAGACATGGCACCGAAGCAGGCCTATACACAACATCGTGGTAAGTGTCTGATCAAGCCAGATAAACAAAAGTCTTACCGAACAAGCAAGCAAGTACACCCTCCATCCGTAGATCTCGGCAGGATCCGTGGCCATGGCCTTGTTCCGCACGATCTTGCGGAGAAGCTTTTGTGAGAGACCCATGGTGGGCAGCGATCTGACGGTGATCCTCGTGATTTGAATGAGATGCAATCAAGCCTGGAGTTGAGAGCTCCTGGCGTTTGCTGCTAACAAGCAAAAGGAAAACAGCACCGCGAGGACCAGATTGCAACAAGAGACTGGAACACGACGGGATACTCCATCTCAGGCCTTTTTGTAGTTGCACCGCAGCCATCTATGATCTGGACGGGTGAACGGGTTTGTCTCTGGCTTGTTTCTCGCCTGATTGGCGAATGTGTTGGCCCCCATGCCTGCTGCCACCGTCTGGGGATGCGGAGAAGCATCCTCTCAAGGAGATCATGGGGCGACTGTGCACTCGGGATACAGAAAAAGTCTTGCAGCGAATGGTGTGTGAGAGCAGGGGGGCTAGAGCAGGCGAGAGATGGACGCATGTCGTTGGATGGGCTTCTGTAGAGGCTGGTCTGCCATGCTTTCGCTACCTTGCACCGGCACGGTAAAGCCCCAGGGTTGTCCTTTTTTccaccaagaagaggaggttgaggttgcggcCAGAGTGGGTGCTGCTACAAAAAGCCAAGTACATATAAACAACGGTTTTCTTATCCCGTTGCCAAGACGGCAGCTTTGAGCGCCAGAGATCTCTTGAGTCTTGGCCACGGGACGCGATAGTGAAGGGGAGATATCTGATggctggagagagagactgCGTTGTGAGCATGGAATTTGACGTTGAGATGCTGAGGTCTATGAATTCCGAGATGATCATTGAAGGAGACATTAACTGAGGGTCTCATCATGCCAATCTGGAAAGGTGAAGATAAGGTATGGTCGCTTCCAGTGCCGCTCGGTATTAGCCTATTCGTAGTATGGCAGTTGGAGTAGTTCAAGGGTCGGGATGTTCTCGGTGGTGTGCGACCGACTTGGCTCTCTTGGCTGAGTCTGACAGGGGGTGATGCGGGATGCGGGGAACCTGGACCAGCTCTTGTTATcggtgggggaaggggcgaTTAAG
This region includes:
- a CDS encoding uncharacterized protein (EggNog:ENOG503P7EN) yields the protein MPPRSAAVIDDSPTALTIILKHGITSVFLFASPSWTFEKLSANLLEVLRDRYPEGVPKSTEKESAITPIPTEDADVRVVFGTPRDADDYTRGFKKFDVSPEDTLGKKGLKKVSTLAFALLEPDQDEDEPVKFEVAFPINDVEA
- a CDS encoding uncharacterized protein (EggNog:ENOG503P3C3) — encoded protein: MLTGHESKDIFTMATHPASASAAQIPAPPQQDDVPFGYQKPSKEEIEAFYISSRLSMPPMIRLPLATMLSFGTGFLVGAGHGSKIASLQFRAEHAHKLPSTTTGWYLYHKSKNYIAARGGLREGLKMGTKIGVWTTAVFSIEHMFDEYRGTADLFNTVTSMVTCAGVFSLWNRYSLPLAARTTKTALVVGTLYGGIQDILAAKRGRRLQYVEYIKRKIRTLKQKA
- a CDS encoding uncharacterized protein (CAZy:AA8; EggNog:ENOG503PMZP; COG:S) translates to MHLPSLVAFFATPLLAASSPVTPSSEIEPRQVYGVTSKYCSTASGNVPSLCFLQYYTSATAPTYRIALPSDATNNAAYDTILQIISPVAQTWVGFAWGGGMTNNPLTVAWPNGNSGQVSVSSRWSAGRTTPGLYSGATLRTLSTARNSTHWTVEVVCTGCSRWNSQQNGGRLETQSGSASTFAWAISRTAVPQPSNPSGSFPVHNNQGMFSNALDFGKNARATFTQYVQNKRS
- a CDS encoding uncharacterized protein (COG:P; EggNog:ENOG503NVZH), which produces MGLSQKLLRKIVRNKAMATDPAEIYGWRVYLLACSACFGAMSFGWDSSVIGGVIVLPPFVRDFGLGDRNSVATANLAANIVSTLQAGCFLGALIASPLTDRFGRKWCLIATSLVIIIGVIMQAAASGKLAAMYVGRFVAGVGVGAASAVNPIYVSENSPRAIRGLLTGLYQLFIVTGGMIAFWINYSVSIHFPDGPIMYIFPLAIQALPAALLCGCMLLCHESPRWLARKDRWEDCKRILSNIRNLPPTHPYVQEEFQEIVDQLEQDRRLIGDATYWKLQKEMWTIPGNRKRVLISITLMICQQMTGTNAINTYAPTIFQNLGLTGTSTSLFSTGIYGIVKVVSCICFLLFMADSLGRRRSLLWTSIAQGLAMFYIGLYVRISPPRAGEEVPPAGYFALVSIFLFAAFFQFGWGPACWILASEIPAARLRSLNVSYAAATQWLFNFVVARAVPTMLVTVGSDGYGTYLIFGSFCFSMFVFVWFFIPETKGVSLEAMDQLFGVTEAPEKASVDGDDVQETSEKDTKVQQKEII
- a CDS encoding uncharacterized protein (COG:P; EggNog:ENOG503NURY), with amino-acid sequence MEPNLLAPRANEWSQIPTSLLLAELSRRDDADHDQRPACGSGKNSHGYDTPLHVFALFLILTISTSACAFPLFSQRVTKPGKRQKNVLFVCQHFGTGVLMATAFVHLLPTAFVSLTDPCLPHVFSKGYRPLAGLIAMIAAFVVVVIESILSSRGAGHSHSHSWDDEDSEEGHEEAKHTRTHGHAGHSRTPDIAMDDLEGAGEHRGLVSGASPLPGGTPLMQAKSRQSRDSFERERESLELELSLDELNGSGQGGSTRLLAMSKPLPALPAHAHSGHHHQGPPNAEEQQRMMLQCVLLEAGILFHSVFIGMALSVATGPSFAVFLLAISFHQSFEGLALGTRIAALHFPKSSPHPWLMVLAFGMTTPIGQAIGLFVHRFYDPMSQTGLLMVGFMNAISAGLLLFAGLVQLLAEDFLSEKSYKTLRGRKRVNAFLAVAGGASLMSLVGAFA
- a CDS encoding uncharacterized protein (EggNog:ENOG503PBC1; COG:E); translation: MASLPRPLPGMLLPWSTSKRRAIAAINSSGQAGFLVRCGRHNIILIPSRESSSTSTRSLHYSSTQSSPSSNLTLSGVPSPSLLPNHQHHHQPQGAGMGPPNPAPLSVLPLVTVFRSWMTATISSSPFLLPPSLAIMSMLAHTTNPVLNPDSNPLLRALLKKTFYAQFCAGEQPAEVARTIKGLKDVGFEGVILGYAKEVVTPHGQEGTGSLPKHVAEETKVDMEEIDSWAQGTLMTVLLANRGDYVALKFTGAGVLALQCLRQGADPSPQLKKAIESICVLAQSRGVRLLFDAEQAAVQGGIDKWTVEFMERYNRIQPVVYGTYQAYLKSTPETLSQHLQEAKKKGFVLGVKLVRGAYLGSDPRQLIHDIKEDTDKAYDGIAEALLRRDWQVGPLKGEGQFPDVSMVVATHNRDSVVRAKRILQHESKTNDVAFAQLQGMADEVSCELVAFNQQEATEKQEKAKAYKYLVWGSTGECMKYLLRRAYENRDAVQRTVGSRDAMRAEVLRRLKSLFGLA